The Amaranthus tricolor cultivar Red isolate AtriRed21 chromosome 6, ASM2621246v1, whole genome shotgun sequence genome has a segment encoding these proteins:
- the LOC130814724 gene encoding pterin-4-alpha-carbinolamine dehydratase 2, mitochondrial, protein MSGMLLLRRLPLGKPKLEFAPVFQFLSRLHGCSSTPFNGMLQNNMELLKSRKGHHEFRTFCTVPDLAAKHCVPCDSKDMRPMNEELAYQLIAKVPEWNLVNEEGKLKLSRSWKVKSFTKGLEFFQIVANVAEAEGHHPDLHLVGWNNVTVEIWTHSVGGLTENDFILAAKISALDLAHLQRIKPK, encoded by the exons ATGTCTGGAATGCTTCTACTTCGTCGTCTTCCTCTTGGCAAACCAAAG CTTGAATTTGCGCCTGTATTTCAATTTCTCTCTAGACTCCATGGATG CTCAAGCACCCCATTCAATGGAATGTTACAGAACAATATGGAACTGTTGAAGTCTAGAAAGGGTCATCATGAATTTAGAACCTTCTGTACTGTCCCAG ATTTGGCAGCAAAACATTGTGTGCCTTGTGACTCAAAGGATATGCGACCTATGAATGAAGAGTTAGCATATCAATTGATTGCAAAG GTTCCTGAATGGAATTTGGTCAATGAAGAAGGTAAACTGAAGCTGAGCAGGTCTTGGAAAGTGAAATCTTTTACTAAAGGGTTGGAGTTTTTTCAGATAGTTGCTAATGTTGCTGAAGCAGAAG GTCACCATCCCGATCTGCATCTTGTGGGTTGGAACAATGTAACGGTTGAAATATGGACGCATTCTGTTG GAGGACTTACAGAAAACGACTTTATACTCGCAGCAAAGATCAGCGCTCTTGACCTTGCACACCTTCAAAGGATTAAGCCCAAGTAA